A window of Littorina saxatilis isolate snail1 linkage group LG7, US_GU_Lsax_2.0, whole genome shotgun sequence contains these coding sequences:
- the LOC138972056 gene encoding uncharacterized protein gives MSECKNDEGKPSGKPSGKPSGKPSGKPSGKPSGKPSGKPSGKPSGKPSGKPSGKPSGKPSGKPSGKPSGKPSGKPSGKPSGKPSGKPSGKPSGKPSDKPSGKPSDKPSDKPH, from the exons ATGTCAGAATGTAAGAATGATG AAGGCAAACCATCAGGCAAACCATCAGGCAAACCATCAGGCAAACCATCAGGCAAACCATCAGGCAAACCATCAGGCAAACCATCAGGCAAACCATCAGGCAAACCATCAGGCAAACCATCAGGCAAACCATCAGGCAAACCATCAGGCAAACCATCAGGCAAACCATCAGGCAAACCATCAGGCAAACCATCAGGCAAACCATCAGGCAAACCATCAGGCAAACCATCAGGCAAACCATCAGGCAAACCATCAGGCAAACCATCAGACAAACCATCAGGCAAACCATCAGACAAACCATCAGACAAACCGCACTGA